A window of Bradyrhizobium sp. AZCC 1719 genomic DNA:
CGGAAAGGCCTGAGTTCTTCTGCACGGATCGTTCGTCGATATCGGCAGGAACGGCGTCGAAGGAAATGCCGGCATTGGCAAGCAGCATTTGCCGCGCGCGGCTCTGCGAGGCGAGAATCAGCGGATGTTGTCCACGCCAAATATTCATCTTGGCTGCGTCATTCCGGAAGCCGCTGTCGCTGGCGATCGGTGAACAGTTTTAGCACCGCCGCCGCGGTTTCCTCGATCGAACGCCGTGTCACGTCGAGCTGCGCCCAACTGAATCTGGCGCTCAGTTTCCGGGCATAGGCTACTTCATCGGCCACCGCCTGGCGATCGATGTAATCATCATTGGGGGTATCGGCGCCCATGCTCAGCAAGCGATTTTGCCGGACCTGGATCAACCGCTCCGGTGTCGCATGAAGACTGACGACCAATGGCTTTTTCAGCGTCTCCAGTTGGTGCGGCAGCGGAATGCCCGGGACCAGCGGCACGTTCGCTGTACGGACGCCGCGGTTGGCGAGATAGATCGAAGTCGGCGTCTTCGAGGTGCGGGACACGCCGACGAGAACGACATCCGCCTCTTCCAGGCCTTCGACGTGCTGCCCGTCGTCATGCATCATGGTGTAGTTCAGGGCGTCGATGCGCTTGAAATATTCGGCGTTCAGAACGTGCTGGGCGCCTACCCTGCCCGTCGTCGCCGCGCCCAGATAGGCCTCGAACAACTGCATCACCGGACCAATGATGGAGAGGCTCGGTATGTTGATGTGCCTGCACTTGGCTTCCAGCCGGGCGACCAGATCCTTTTCCAGCAACGTGAAGAGCACGATGCCCGGTGCTTCCTCGATCTCGTCGAGCACGCGGTCGAGCTGCTTCTGGCTGCGCACCAGCGGATAGACATGTTCGACCGCCGTCACGTTGGCGTATTGCGCGGCGACCGCGCGCGCCACCGTGATCAGCGTCTCGCCGGTCGAGTCCGAGACCAGATGAAGATGAAAATAGTTGCCGGTCGTGGGCACCAGAACCCCTGTGTATTCCTGTGAATCCTGTGGAGCATAACCGAGATGTCGGGCCCTGGATCGCCGCCTGCGGGAAAACCCTTGGTTTCTTCACAGGGCCTCACGCGAGGACAAGTCCAACGTCTCGCGACAATGATAGTGAGAAGATGTGGATTTGTCTCTTCATAAGCTGACCACAAAACATCGCAAGCGATTGATGCACGTGGTGTTATCAGGACGATCCGGTGTTTGGCCCGAATTGGTGATGGATGTGAACAAGCCTCGCAAAGAGACTGGATGGTTTTGTATGAGTCCAAATCACCGTCACTTAGACTCAAACCTAAGATTCTAAAATTATTAGTTTAGAGAAGCGGTGCTTTGCGGATATGTCTTGCGTCCCACGCTGGCGGGGCTTCTTCGCAACGCTTGAGAAGATCGGAACGTTCCGGAGTTCAGGGCGGCTGCAATGTACGAGTGGATCACGATCACGGCCTACCCGTGGATTAAGGCGCTGCATGTGATTGCCGTCATCTCGTGGATGGCCGGCATGCTCTATTTGCCGCGGCTGTTCGTCTACCATTGCGAAGCCGAGGTCGGATCGAAGCAGTCCGAAACCTTCAAGGTGATGGAGTGGCGCCTGCTGAAGGTGATCATCAACCCCGCAATGATCATCACCTGGCTGGCCGGGCTCTATTTGGCCTGGAGCGGACATTGGTACACGTCCGGCTGGTTTCACGCCAAACTGACGCTGGTGCTCATCCTGTCGGGCGTCCACGGCTTTTTTTCCCGCTGGGTTAAGGACTTCGTCGCCGACCGGAATACCCGAAGCCAGAAATTCTATCGTATTATCAATGAGGTACCAACCGTACTGATGATCTTTATCGTCATCCTGGTGATCGTGAAGCCGTTCTAGGGCAGCTTTTCGTGGGTCGGTCGGTTTCTCGCCTGCTTGCGAAGCGGCGGCCGATTTTCTATATTGTCGAAATCCCACCCCACGCAGGCGGATGTGGCTGCGTTCCGGCTCCTTCATTGGACCGGCCGCCGCATCAGGTTTGAAGCCTCACCGGCGCTTTCCTTGCTTAGACCTGCGGACCTTCCATTTTTCGTGTCCGGCTTTCCCCAAAGCCAGCTTCGCACCCTTCTTAAAAGACACTCCACAGGACCACCCCAATGCGGGAAATGAAACTCCAAGACCTCAAATCGAAAACGCCGGCCGAGCTCGTTACGTTCGCCGAAGAGAGCGGGGTCGAGAACGCCAGCACCATGCGCAAGCAGGAGCTGATGTTCGCCATTCTCAAGCAGCTCGCGATTCAAGAAATCGACATTATCGGCGAAGGCGTCGTCGAGGTTCTCTCCGACGGCTTCGGTTTCCTGCGCTCGCCCGACGCCAACTACCTGCCCGGCCCCGACGATATCTACGTCTCGCCCTCGCAGATCCGCCGCTTCGGACTCCGCACCGGCGACACCATCGAAGGCCACATCCGCAGCCCGAAGGAAGGCGAACGCTATTTCGCGCTGCTGAAAGTCAACACGCTCAATTTCGAAGATCCGGAAAAGTCCAAGCACAAGGTCAATTTCGACAATTTGACGCCGCTGTTTCCGGATCAGCGCTTCCGTCTCGAGCTCGAAGACCCGACGCGAAAAGACCTTTCCGCAAGGGTGATCGATATCGTCGCCCCGATCGGCAAGGGCCAGCGCGCGCTGATCGTGGCGCCGCCGCGCACCGGCAAAACCGTGCTGATGCAGAACATCGCGCACTCCATCACGGCCAATCATCCGGAGTGCTATCTGATCGTGCTTCTGATCGACGAGCGTCCGGAAGAAGTCACGGACATGCAGCGCTCGGTGAAGGGCGAGGTGGTGTCGTCCACCTTCGACGAACCGGCGGTGCGTCACGTTCAGGTCGCCGAGATGGTGATCGAGAAAGCCAAGCGCCTGGTCGAGCATGGCCGCGACGTCGTGATCCTCCTCGATTCGATCACGCGTCTCGGCCGCGCCTACAACACCGTGGTGCCGTCATCGGGCAAGGTCTTGACCGGCGGCGTCGACGCCAACGCGCTGCAGCGGCCGAAGCGATTCTTCGGCGCCGCGCGCAACATCGAAGAGGGCGGTTCGCTCACGATCATCGCTACCGCTCTGGTCGATACCGGCAGCCGAATGGACGAAGTCATTTTCGAAGAATTCAAGGGCACCGGTAACTCCGAACTGATCCTCGACCGCAAGGTCTCGGACAAGCGGACCTTCCCGGCGATCGACATCTCGCGCTCCGGCACACGCAAGGAAGAGCTGATCACCGATCCGCAGCTCTTGAAGAAGATGTATGTGCTGCGCCGGATCCTCAATCCGATGGGCACGATGGACGCGATCGACTTCCTGCTCGACAAGCTCCGCAACACCAAGAACAACTCCGAGTTCTTCGACTCCATGAATACCTGAGCCGCCAAGCCAGGGGCTTAGGGGAGGGCGCCTCGCACCCGCGGGGCGCCCTTTTTCTTGGTGCGGTCATCGCTGCGATGCGAATGCAGTATCGGAAAATTGGCGTTATTGATTGGTTAACCAAGTAAGTTATTGAATTTTATATTGTTTATTTCGATCTGGAGATCAGGGCAGGGAGCCTCTCCAGATTTTGCAGCATAGCTGCTGCACCTTTGCTGCAATAAGGTCGGCGGATGTCGGCCTGCGTCCTAAGATCCCGAATCGAAACTGCGTTGCCTTTTCAGGACCTCCCGCACAAATAGGCCATGCATCCGCGGGACCAGACCATTTTTGCACTATCGTCGGGCCGGCCACCGAGCGCGATTGCCTTGGTGCGCGTCTCGGGTTCGCAGGCCGGGAAGCTCGTGACGGCACTAGCTGGCAAATTGCCGTCGCCGCGAATGGCCAGCCGGGCGCTCCTCCATGATGTCGGCCAGCGGCCGATCGACGATGCCGTGGTGTTGTGGTTTCCGGGTCCGGCCAGCGCGACCGGGGAAGACGTCGCGGAATTTCATGTCCATGGCGGGCGCGCGGTGTTGGACGCGTTGTTCGCTGCGCTTTCTACGTTCGAAAATGTGCGTCCGGCCGAGCCCGGCGAATTTACCCGGCGCGCCTTCGAGAACGGCAAGCTCGACCTCACCGAAGCCGAAGGACTCGACGATCTCATTCATGCCGATACCGATCGGCAGCGGCGCCAGGCGCTGCGTCAATTGAAGGGGCTGCTTGGCGACCGAGCTCGCGACTGGCGTGCGCGGATCATCGAAGCATCCGCCCTGATCGAGGCTGGGATCGATTTTTCGGATGAGGGCGACGTGCCGGCCGAATTGATCGCGCCGGCATTGGCGAAGGTCAAAGCGCTGTCGGCTGAGATCGAGGAAGTCCTGGCGGAGCAGGGGCGGAGTGAGCGGCTTCGCGATGGCCTCGTTGTCGCGATCGCCGGGCCGCCGAATGTCGGCAAGTCGACGCTGATGAATCAGCTCGCGCGCCGGGAGGTCGCGATCGTCTCGCCGCACGCCGGCACCACGCGCGATGTTATTGAGGTGCAGCTCAATCTCGACGGTTATCCGGTGACCGTGATCGATACCGCTGGGATTCGCGAGACGGATGATCCGGTCGAGCAGGAGGGCGTTCGTCGCGCCCGGGCCCGGGCCGCGGATGCGGATCTTGTGCTGTGGCTCTTCGACTCGCCGGCAGCGATTGACCACGATTGGGATGCGCCAGTTTGGAGCGTGCGAAACAAAATCGATCTGGAACAGATAGGTCGGCCATTGGCCGATCCGTCAGGGCAGGGCGTTTTTCAGATCTCGGCGAGCCGAGGCGATGGCTTGCCCGAGCTGATCGCGGCCCTGGTTGGTTTCGCGCA
This region includes:
- the mnmE gene encoding tRNA uridine-5-carboxymethylaminomethyl(34) synthesis GTPase MnmE, with the translated sequence MHPRDQTIFALSSGRPPSAIALVRVSGSQAGKLVTALAGKLPSPRMASRALLHDVGQRPIDDAVVLWFPGPASATGEDVAEFHVHGGRAVLDALFAALSTFENVRPAEPGEFTRRAFENGKLDLTEAEGLDDLIHADTDRQRRQALRQLKGLLGDRARDWRARIIEASALIEAGIDFSDEGDVPAELIAPALAKVKALSAEIEEVLAEQGRSERLRDGLVVAIAGPPNVGKSTLMNQLARREVAIVSPHAGTTRDVIEVQLNLDGYPVTVIDTAGIRETDDPVEQEGVRRARARAADADLVLWLFDSPAAIDHDWDAPVWSVRNKIDLEQIGRPLADPSGQGVFQISASRGDGLPELIAALVGFAQNYFGGSEAGLIGRTRQRLLLQETAASLRRCVQVVGQGEELAAEELRMAAHSLGRLLGRVDVEHILDVIFREFCVGK
- the hemJ gene encoding protoporphyrinogen oxidase HemJ — protein: MYEWITITAYPWIKALHVIAVISWMAGMLYLPRLFVYHCEAEVGSKQSETFKVMEWRLLKVIINPAMIITWLAGLYLAWSGHWYTSGWFHAKLTLVLILSGVHGFFSRWVKDFVADRNTRSQKFYRIINEVPTVLMIFIVILVIVKPF
- a CDS encoding pyruvate, water dikinase regulatory protein; protein product: MPTTGNYFHLHLVSDSTGETLITVARAVAAQYANVTAVEHVYPLVRSQKQLDRVLDEIEEAPGIVLFTLLEKDLVARLEAKCRHINIPSLSIIGPVMQLFEAYLGAATTGRVGAQHVLNAEYFKRIDALNYTMMHDDGQHVEGLEEADVVLVGVSRTSKTPTSIYLANRGVRTANVPLVPGIPLPHQLETLKKPLVVSLHATPERLIQVRQNRLLSMGADTPNDDYIDRQAVADEVAYARKLSARFSWAQLDVTRRSIEETAAAVLKLFTDRQRQRLPE
- the rho gene encoding transcription termination factor Rho — encoded protein: MREMKLQDLKSKTPAELVTFAEESGVENASTMRKQELMFAILKQLAIQEIDIIGEGVVEVLSDGFGFLRSPDANYLPGPDDIYVSPSQIRRFGLRTGDTIEGHIRSPKEGERYFALLKVNTLNFEDPEKSKHKVNFDNLTPLFPDQRFRLELEDPTRKDLSARVIDIVAPIGKGQRALIVAPPRTGKTVLMQNIAHSITANHPECYLIVLLIDERPEEVTDMQRSVKGEVVSSTFDEPAVRHVQVAEMVIEKAKRLVEHGRDVVILLDSITRLGRAYNTVVPSSGKVLTGGVDANALQRPKRFFGAARNIEEGGSLTIIATALVDTGSRMDEVIFEEFKGTGNSELILDRKVSDKRTFPAIDISRSGTRKEELITDPQLLKKMYVLRRILNPMGTMDAIDFLLDKLRNTKNNSEFFDSMNT